A portion of the Armatimonadota bacterium genome contains these proteins:
- a CDS encoding Trm112 family protein — protein sequence MAIDEGFLQVLACPVDHAAVVRDGDRIVCTACGRRYPIRQIEGAEIPIMLADEAELPG from the coding sequence ATGGCGATTGACGAGGGGTTCCTGCAGGTGCTGGCGTGTCCTGTGGATCACGCGGCTGTTGTGCGCGACGGCGATCGCATCGTTTGCACCGCCTGCGGGCGCCGGTATCCGATCCGGCAGATCGAAGGCGCGGAGATCCCCATCATGCTGGCCGACGAGGCGGAGCTGCCGGGATGA
- the acpS gene encoding holo-[acyl-carrier-protein] synthase, whose protein sequence is MRVLGLGTDMVEVDRIERAVARWGEAFVCRIYTPSEIERARPLLVRGPRLAARFAAKEAVMKALGVGRRGMAWREIEIVNDDQGRPLVHLHGGARRIADQQGVVSVLVTLAHTHDHAVASAVALGN, encoded by the coding sequence ATGAGGGTGCTCGGACTTGGTACCGACATGGTCGAGGTGGATCGAATCGAACGCGCGGTCGCTCGATGGGGTGAAGCGTTCGTTTGTCGCATCTACACGCCATCAGAGATCGAGCGCGCGCGGCCCCTGCTGGTCCGCGGGCCGCGGCTGGCGGCGCGCTTCGCGGCCAAGGAGGCGGTGATGAAGGCCCTCGGTGTCGGCCGGCGGGGGATGGCGTGGCGCGAGATCGAGATCGTAAACGACGATCAGGGACGGCCGCTCGTGCACCTGCACGGCGGTGCGCGCCGGATCGCAGACCAACAGGGCGTGGTCAGCGTGTTGGTCACGCTCGCCCACACGCACGACCACGCCGTGGCCAGTGCGGTGGCGTTGGGCAACTGA
- a CDS encoding NAD(P)H-hydrate dehydratase, whose translation MRLPTSEEMATLDRRAAEEFGVPTLLLMEAAGRGVAQAAVRLVGRGGARTVVVAGKGNNGGDGLVAARVLQAEGWRILVVLIARDAEVSGDAAVNLQAARRAGVEITNLDSTAMPGLRGVLAGADLVVDGLFGTGFRGPAIGLSAKTIEAINGCGRPVLAIDIPSGVNGDTGAVDGQAVRATATVTMGLPKAGLVLVPGAVHAGRIWVADVGHPPRLLNDPGIATALVTGDMVDAAIPRRRLDAHKGDAGRVLAIAGSIGHSGAAVLTVLGALRAGAGLVTLGVPGAIYPIVGPAVIEGMPLPLPDSDGALAAEAAGQVMDLAGSADVVAYGPGISRLPGPAAVVQRLLAECPVPLVLDADALTILAGLPGEMPAGRAARILTPHPGEMARLLQCTVDEIQRHRLQAARAAAARFRATVVLKGARTVVADPSGAAFVIPTGNPAMAAGGMGDVLCGVIAALVGQGLPATAAAWAGSYLHGLAGDRVAACRGPVGVLARDVADELPGSLAAVRSGSVTEVVTPLGLAG comes from the coding sequence TTGAGACTCCCAACGAGCGAAGAGATGGCCACCCTTGACCGGCGGGCGGCCGAGGAGTTCGGTGTGCCGACGCTGCTCCTCATGGAGGCGGCGGGCCGGGGCGTGGCCCAGGCGGCCGTCCGGCTGGTAGGCCGCGGCGGCGCGAGGACCGTTGTGGTCGCGGGGAAGGGCAACAACGGTGGTGACGGGCTGGTCGCCGCCAGGGTTCTGCAGGCGGAGGGGTGGCGGATCCTGGTGGTGCTGATCGCCCGTGATGCCGAGGTCAGCGGCGACGCCGCGGTGAACCTCCAGGCCGCGCGCCGGGCTGGGGTGGAGATCACGAACCTCGACAGCACGGCGATGCCCGGGCTGCGAGGGGTGCTGGCAGGCGCCGACCTGGTGGTTGACGGTCTCTTTGGGACCGGGTTTCGCGGCCCGGCGATCGGCCTCTCTGCCAAGACGATCGAGGCCATCAATGGCTGCGGCCGGCCGGTTCTGGCCATAGACATCCCTTCCGGGGTGAACGGCGACACCGGTGCCGTGGACGGCCAAGCCGTGCGAGCCACCGCGACCGTAACGATGGGACTCCCCAAGGCAGGGCTAGTTCTTGTTCCGGGTGCCGTCCACGCCGGACGCATCTGGGTTGCCGACGTGGGACATCCGCCCCGCTTGCTCAACGATCCCGGAATAGCAACGGCCCTCGTCACGGGCGACATGGTGGACGCGGCGATTCCCCGGCGCCGTCTCGACGCGCACAAGGGCGATGCCGGGAGGGTTCTGGCGATCGCCGGCTCCATCGGGCACAGCGGCGCCGCGGTCCTGACGGTGCTCGGTGCGCTGCGCGCCGGCGCCGGCCTGGTTACGCTGGGCGTGCCCGGCGCGATCTACCCGATTGTGGGCCCGGCGGTCATCGAGGGGATGCCGCTGCCGCTTCCCGACAGCGACGGCGCGCTGGCGGCAGAGGCCGCCGGTCAGGTCATGGACCTGGCGGGATCTGCCGATGTGGTGGCGTACGGGCCGGGGATCTCGCGGCTCCCAGGGCCTGCGGCAGTGGTGCAACGCCTGCTCGCGGAGTGTCCTGTTCCGCTGGTGCTGGACGCCGACGCCCTGACCATCCTGGCGGGTCTTCCCGGGGAGATGCCCGCTGGCAGGGCCGCGCGCATCCTGACACCTCATCCCGGTGAGATGGCCCGGTTGCTTCAGTGCACGGTGGACGAGATCCAGCGTCACCGGCTCCAGGCGGCGCGCGCGGCGGCGGCACGGTTCCGGGCAACGGTTGTCCTGAAGGGAGCCCGCACCGTCGTCGCCGATCCCTCCGGGGCCGCGTTCGTTATCCCAACCGGCAATCCGGCCATGGCCGCAGGAGGCATGGGCGACGTGCTCTGCGGGGTAATCGCGGCGCTGGTGGGTCAGGGCCTGCCGGCGACTGCGGCGGCCTGGGCCGGCTCGTACCTGCACGGCCTGGCAGGGGACCGGGTCGCGGCCTGCCGGGGTCCGGTGGGGGTGCTGGCGCGCGACGTGGCCGACGAACTGCCCGGCTCTCTCGCTGCCGTCCGCTCCGGATCGGTGACCGAGGTGGTCACGCCGCTGGGACTGGCCGGCTGA
- the alr gene encoding alanine racemase — MNALGAALARARSRTWASVDLDAVAHNVRAIRSLLPEKTAFMAVVKADAYGHGLVPVSEAALAAGASWLGVVTPGEAAELLAAGVRARTLVLGPVSAGWLPRFVDSECRLTVGTFSALEAVQSLDGKARFRVHIKVDTGMTRMGVTVEELAGLLTRVDSSKAEVEGIFTHMACANAPDPAPTQAQFAAFEQAVALVRERFPLAIAHAAASAATFAYPEAHLDMVRIGISLYGVAPAPHLTVPALRPVMTLSSRVTRTRRVPEGTPVSYCGTYRTPKATTIATVGLGYADGYPRVLGNTGHMLVGGRRLPVAGRVCMDYTMLDAGDAPVCEGDEVIVFGPGLPVDEVSEAAGTIAHEVFCRVGRRVPRVYLRDGHSVAVAGVDPE, encoded by the coding sequence ATGAACGCGCTCGGCGCCGCTCTTGCGCGGGCACGGTCGCGGACCTGGGCCTCGGTGGACCTGGACGCCGTGGCGCACAACGTGCGCGCGATCCGCTCTCTGCTTCCCGAGAAGACCGCGTTCATGGCCGTTGTAAAGGCGGACGCGTACGGCCACGGGCTCGTCCCGGTGTCCGAGGCAGCGCTGGCAGCCGGCGCGTCCTGGCTTGGCGTGGTCACGCCTGGCGAGGCAGCAGAGTTGCTCGCCGCCGGAGTGCGCGCCCGGACCCTGGTCCTCGGGCCGGTCTCGGCCGGCTGGTTGCCGCGCTTCGTGGACTCTGAGTGCAGGCTGACGGTGGGCACGTTCTCTGCCCTGGAGGCCGTGCAGTCGCTCGATGGTAAGGCCAGGTTCCGCGTTCATATCAAGGTGGACACCGGCATGACCCGGATGGGCGTGACCGTAGAGGAACTGGCCGGCCTGCTCACCCGCGTGGATTCCTCGAAGGCGGAGGTGGAAGGCATCTTCACGCACATGGCCTGTGCCAATGCGCCCGATCCAGCGCCGACCCAAGCGCAGTTCGCCGCCTTTGAGCAGGCGGTTGCGCTCGTGCGGGAGCGGTTCCCTCTGGCGATCGCGCACGCCGCGGCCAGCGCCGCCACCTTCGCCTATCCCGAGGCCCATCTGGACATGGTGCGCATCGGCATCTCCCTCTACGGGGTCGCGCCTGCGCCGCACCTGACCGTTCCTGCGCTACGACCCGTCATGACGCTCTCTTCGCGCGTGACCCGCACCAGGCGCGTTCCGGAGGGGACCCCGGTGTCCTACTGCGGTACCTACCGGACCCCTAAGGCCACCACGATCGCCACTGTCGGCCTGGGTTACGCCGACGGCTACCCGCGCGTGCTTGGGAACACTGGCCATATGCTCGTGGGTGGCCGCCGCCTTCCGGTGGCCGGCCGCGTGTGCATGGACTACACGATGCTGGACGCCGGCGACGCGCCGGTCTGCGAGGGCGACGAGGTCATCGTATTCGGCCCAGGGCTGCCCGTGGACGAAGTTTCCGAGGCCGCGGGCACGATCGCCCACGAGGTGTTCTGCCGCGTGGGCCGCCGCGTGCCGCGCGTCTACCTGCGCGACGGACATTCGGTGGCGGTGGCCGGTGTGGACCCGGAATGA
- the pheA gene encoding prephenate dehydratase, producing the protein MRVAFQGERGAYSEAAAIAHFGPLEPLPCRTLAAVFDAVERGAAARGMVPVENSQAGSINDTYDLLVRRALHIVGEHNQRIEHCLLALPEETLDSIRTVISHPQALAQCDAFLARGGWETVATYDTAGSAQLVAVDRRTGVAAIASRHAAEIYGLKVLAEGIETSPVNFTRFLALSLTPTPPTDRAKTSVVFSTANIPGALHRALGAFAERGINLTKLESRPRRDRPWEYLFYVDIETHRDSPAGRAALDDLALVSAFLRVLGSYPRAEG; encoded by the coding sequence ATGCGCGTGGCGTTTCAAGGTGAGCGAGGCGCCTACAGCGAGGCGGCGGCGATAGCGCACTTTGGGCCGCTGGAACCCCTGCCATGCCGGACGCTCGCCGCGGTCTTCGACGCGGTGGAGCGCGGCGCTGCGGCCCGGGGAATGGTGCCTGTCGAGAACTCCCAGGCAGGCAGCATCAACGATACCTACGACCTGCTGGTGCGGCGTGCGCTGCACATAGTGGGCGAGCACAACCAACGGATAGAGCACTGCCTGCTGGCACTGCCCGAGGAGACGCTGGACTCGATCCGAACGGTGATCTCGCACCCGCAGGCACTGGCCCAGTGCGACGCGTTCCTGGCGCGCGGCGGGTGGGAGACCGTGGCCACCTATGACACGGCCGGGAGTGCGCAGCTCGTGGCCGTGGATCGCCGCACCGGCGTGGCCGCGATAGCCAGCCGGCACGCGGCCGAGATCTACGGCCTGAAGGTGCTGGCCGAGGGCATCGAGACCAGCCCGGTCAACTTCACCAGATTCCTGGCGCTCTCGCTTACCCCGACGCCTCCCACGGATCGCGCCAAGACTTCGGTCGTGTTCTCGACGGCCAACATACCCGGTGCGCTCCATCGTGCGCTCGGGGCGTTTGCCGAGCGCGGCATCAACCTGACGAAACTCGAATCGCGTCCCAGGCGCGACCGCCCATGGGAGTATCTGTTCTACGTGGACATTGAGACGCACCGTGATTCGCCCGCGGGCCGCGCCGCGCTGGACGACCTGGCCCTGGTGTCCGCGTTCCTCCGCGTTCTGGGATCCTACCCAAGGGCAGAGGGTTGA
- the pxpB gene encoding 5-oxoprolinase subunit PxpB: MAPAGDRGLLVEFAPDLSPDVIARVHGADRLLRDLPGVVETVPGLRSVLVVYNPLEVSFDEIAGRGEAVARASAPVPASDGALVEIPVVYGGTAGPDLEEVARACGITQSEVIALHSGTDYLVYMLGFAPGFPYLGLLAPRLRMPRRPTPRIRVPSGSVAVADAFSGIYPHETAGGWHLLGRTNLRLFDPSRIQPCLLQPGDRVRLVPVPHGSAAWHVAQADATPVGAIGRPVFEVLEPGLMTTVQDRGRIGWRRFGVPSSGALDLPALDAVNRVLGNLPGAAALELTFPGPRMRVLSEAEITVAGADLAALVNRTALDPEEPVRMRPGDLLEFEPPRGGQWLYLGVAGGVEVPPLMGSRSVYARGGPGGPLGRALRAGDVLGMGEASSARRRTRRPGEPLTTRNGPVRVVLGPQAGAFTAEAQAAFLGRAYTATAQRDRSGSRLAGSILGHRGSAEILSDGLLPGAIQIPADGRPLVILADGPTTGGYPKIAWVIGPDLCRVAQAGPGEELRFQAVAVEAAHAAVREHAGVACRTR; the protein is encoded by the coding sequence GTGGCGCCTGCCGGGGACCGCGGGCTCCTCGTGGAGTTCGCCCCTGACCTCTCGCCGGATGTGATCGCACGGGTCCATGGCGCCGACCGTCTCCTGAGAGATCTGCCCGGCGTGGTTGAGACGGTCCCAGGGCTTCGGTCGGTGCTGGTCGTGTACAACCCGCTGGAGGTCTCCTTTGACGAGATCGCCGGGCGCGGCGAAGCCGTTGCCCGGGCGTCGGCACCGGTGCCTGCCTCGGATGGGGCCCTGGTGGAGATACCGGTTGTCTACGGCGGTACCGCAGGGCCGGACCTGGAAGAAGTCGCGCGGGCCTGTGGGATCACGCAGTCCGAGGTCATCGCGCTGCACAGCGGGACAGACTACCTGGTCTATATGCTTGGGTTCGCGCCCGGGTTTCCGTATCTGGGGCTGCTGGCACCGCGACTGCGTATGCCGCGCCGGCCAACACCCCGCATCCGCGTGCCCTCCGGCAGCGTGGCCGTAGCCGACGCGTTCAGCGGCATCTACCCCCATGAGACCGCGGGCGGCTGGCATCTCCTGGGTCGCACCAATCTGCGCCTGTTCGATCCCAGCAGGATCCAGCCGTGCCTGCTGCAGCCGGGCGACCGGGTGCGACTAGTGCCGGTTCCACACGGCTCCGCGGCATGGCATGTGGCCCAAGCGGACGCTACGCCCGTCGGCGCGATTGGACGCCCGGTCTTCGAGGTGCTGGAACCCGGGCTGATGACGACCGTGCAGGACCGCGGCAGGATCGGGTGGCGGAGGTTCGGTGTTCCCTCGTCCGGTGCCCTGGATCTGCCTGCGCTGGACGCGGTCAACCGCGTGCTGGGCAACCTGCCCGGAGCCGCCGCCCTTGAGTTGACGTTTCCCGGCCCGAGGATGCGCGTTCTCTCCGAGGCCGAGATCACCGTTGCCGGCGCCGACCTCGCCGCCCTGGTCAACCGGACCGCACTTGATCCCGAGGAGCCGGTTCGCATGCGTCCCGGCGATCTGCTCGAGTTCGAACCGCCGCGTGGAGGCCAGTGGCTCTACCTGGGGGTGGCCGGCGGAGTGGAAGTGCCGCCACTGATGGGCAGCCGTTCAGTCTATGCCCGGGGTGGTCCGGGCGGGCCGTTGGGGCGCGCGCTTCGGGCAGGAGATGTTCTCGGAATGGGAGAAGCAAGCAGCGCCCGGCGCAGGACCCGGCGGCCCGGCGAACCCTTGACAACAAGGAACGGTCCGGTCCGGGTGGTTCTCGGCCCCCAGGCCGGTGCCTTCACGGCCGAGGCGCAGGCGGCCTTCCTGGGCCGGGCATACACGGCCACCGCGCAGCGTGACCGCAGCGGGTCGCGGCTGGCAGGTTCGATCCTGGGACACCGGGGCAGCGCCGAGATACTGTCCGATGGTCTTCTTCCCGGCGCCATCCAGATTCCGGCGGACGGCCGGCCGCTGGTGATTCTCGCCGACGGCCCGACGACGGGCGGGTATCCGAAGATCGCCTGGGTGATCGGGCCCGATCTGTGCCGTGTTGCTCAGGCCGGGCCAGGGGAAGAGCTTCGCTTCCAGGCCGTTGCGGTTGAGGCGGCTCACGCCGCGGTCAGAGAGCACGCTGGGGTAGCGTGCCGCACGCGATAG
- a CDS encoding D-cysteine desulfhydrase family protein yields the protein MQLGRLPRIKLASLPTPLEEAPSLSAYLGGPRILFKRDDITGLAFGGNKVRKAEYLMGEAVDRSCDVVITVGAVQSNHARTIAAAARRLGLDAIAVLSGEESAERQGNLLLDSVLGADVRIINTDDNYVLMGVVEDVARDLRRQGRTPYVIPLGGSTPLGAAAFANAGLELLEQLNGRGIRADAIVHASGSGGTQAGLYTAMKVTQSGIRVQGISVGPTREVVTARVRGLAEELVTLLHLDWRPHPDDIVVTDEYVGERYAVPTPACLDAIRLVARTEGILLDPVYTGKAMAGLVDMVRRGQFGPDQTVVFWHTGGQPALFAYAGWLTEG from the coding sequence GTGCAGCTAGGACGCCTGCCACGCATCAAGCTGGCCTCACTTCCCACGCCACTGGAGGAAGCGCCGTCACTCTCGGCCTACCTGGGGGGACCGCGCATCCTGTTCAAGCGCGACGACATCACCGGGCTGGCGTTTGGCGGAAACAAGGTCCGAAAGGCCGAGTACCTGATGGGCGAGGCCGTGGATCGCAGTTGCGACGTGGTGATCACCGTCGGCGCGGTGCAGTCGAACCACGCCCGGACCATAGCGGCCGCCGCGCGCCGCCTGGGGCTGGACGCGATCGCCGTGCTGAGCGGAGAAGAGTCGGCGGAGCGGCAGGGCAACCTGCTGCTTGACTCGGTCCTCGGGGCGGACGTGCGCATCATCAACACCGACGACAACTACGTCCTCATGGGAGTTGTGGAGGACGTCGCGCGCGATCTTCGTAGGCAGGGACGCACGCCCTACGTCATCCCACTCGGGGGCTCGACCCCGCTGGGCGCGGCGGCATTTGCCAACGCCGGGCTCGAGCTGCTGGAGCAGCTCAACGGCCGGGGCATCCGGGCCGATGCCATCGTGCACGCCAGCGGCTCGGGCGGGACACAGGCCGGACTCTACACCGCGATGAAGGTCACGCAGTCCGGGATCCGCGTGCAGGGAATCAGCGTCGGGCCGACACGGGAGGTCGTTACTGCCCGTGTCCGCGGCCTGGCCGAGGAACTGGTCACGCTCCTGCACCTCGACTGGAGGCCCCACCCAGACGACATCGTGGTGACGGACGAATATGTGGGCGAGCGGTACGCGGTACCCACACCCGCCTGTCTCGACGCGATCCGCTTGGTGGCCAGGACCGAAGGGATACTGCTGGACCCGGTCTACACGGGCAAGGCCATGGCAGGGCTTGTTGACATGGTCCGGCGCGGGCAGTTCGGCCCGGACCAGACCGTTGTTTTCTGGCACACCGGCGGCCAGCCTGCGCTCTTCGCGTACGCCGGGTGGCTCACCGAGGGATAG
- a CDS encoding gamma-glutamyl-gamma-aminobutyrate hydrolase family protein, which yields MLHEGRLPLILITTKQGSVPHRYVDAVRLAGGDPIVVGPGDRLPVTFDGLLLSGGEDVHPRHYGQEIASSVQETLRIDDARDIMELDLAHAALRADLPVLCICRGAQVMNVAAGGTLWQDLSLAGIPSSAHYQSGGDYWETSHEVIVEPGSRLAAIVGAGPLLVNSYHHQAVAEAAPGLAITSRAPDGTIESLESRRHRWVMAVQWHPERLVRHHPVHLRLFTRLVEEARRP from the coding sequence ATGCTCCATGAGGGCAGGTTACCCCTTATACTGATAACGACGAAGCAGGGGAGCGTGCCTCATCGGTACGTGGACGCGGTCCGTCTCGCCGGCGGTGATCCCATCGTGGTCGGCCCCGGCGATCGGCTCCCGGTGACGTTCGACGGGCTGCTGCTCTCTGGTGGCGAGGACGTGCACCCGAGGCACTATGGACAGGAGATAGCTTCTTCGGTGCAGGAGACGCTTAGGATTGATGATGCGCGCGACATCATGGAACTGGACCTGGCGCACGCTGCGCTCCGGGCCGATCTGCCTGTGCTCTGCATCTGCCGGGGAGCGCAGGTCATGAACGTGGCTGCCGGCGGCACGCTGTGGCAGGATCTCTCCCTGGCAGGGATTCCTTCCTCCGCGCACTACCAGAGCGGCGGAGACTACTGGGAGACTTCTCACGAGGTCATCGTGGAGCCCGGAAGCCGGCTGGCCGCGATCGTCGGTGCGGGTCCCCTGCTTGTGAACTCCTATCACCACCAGGCGGTCGCGGAGGCCGCGCCCGGGTTGGCGATCACCTCCCGCGCCCCGGACGGCACGATCGAGAGTCTGGAAAGCCGGCGGCACCGATGGGTGATGGCGGTTCAGTGGCACCCCGAGCGCCTTGTGCGGCACCACCCGGTTCACCTTCGGCTCTTCACCCGGCTAGTGGAGGAGGCCCGTCGCCCATGA
- a CDS encoding nodulation protein NfeD, whose protein sequence is MPAVAQAAGVVPVAPEGGPEVHRIIVDGVIGPATARFILRVVRDADPASIEALVIQMDTPGGLMRSMDEITKSILNARVPVVVYIAPHGARAASAGVFITYAAHIAAMAPATHIGAATPVAVGTGEGKEPDKAMMEKVTNDAVANLRAMARRRGRNAEWAEKAVRQAVSITEEEAVAERVVDLAASDMHDLLRKLDGRTVETDLGPKKLRTAGARIVDHRMDLTERFLFTLSDPNVGFILMNIGILGIMVELYNPGAILPGVVGGIALILGLASFAIVQVNVAGLLLIAFAILLFIADLKVPGHGVLTAGGVIAFIIGAVLLTEHQAPFLQISLRLILTVAALLAAFFLFAVGAGIRAQRSRPRSGQEHLVNAIGVARSRLDPEGQVHVQGEMWSATSVAGPIEDGQRVRVVEMDGLRVRVKPEPDPPR, encoded by the coding sequence GTGCCAGCGGTCGCTCAGGCGGCCGGTGTAGTACCGGTAGCGCCGGAGGGCGGCCCCGAGGTGCACCGCATCATCGTGGACGGCGTCATCGGACCGGCCACTGCGCGGTTCATCCTGCGCGTGGTGCGCGATGCCGACCCGGCGAGCATCGAGGCGCTGGTCATCCAGATGGACACCCCGGGCGGTCTCATGCGCTCCATGGACGAGATTACCAAGTCCATCCTGAATGCCAGGGTGCCGGTGGTCGTCTACATAGCGCCCCACGGCGCGCGGGCGGCTTCTGCCGGCGTGTTCATCACCTACGCGGCGCACATTGCGGCAATGGCCCCGGCCACCCACATCGGCGCCGCGACCCCGGTGGCCGTCGGGACGGGTGAGGGCAAGGAGCCGGACAAGGCCATGATGGAGAAGGTCACCAACGACGCGGTGGCCAACCTGCGCGCCATGGCCCGGCGCCGGGGCCGGAACGCCGAATGGGCTGAGAAGGCGGTGCGGCAGGCGGTTTCCATCACCGAGGAGGAAGCCGTAGCGGAGCGGGTCGTGGATCTTGCGGCTTCGGACATGCACGACCTGCTGCGCAAGCTCGACGGCCGGACCGTCGAGACAGACCTCGGTCCGAAGAAGCTGCGCACCGCTGGGGCCCGCATAGTGGATCACAGGATGGACCTGACCGAGCGGTTCCTGTTCACGCTCAGCGACCCCAACGTGGGCTTCATCCTCATGAACATAGGGATTCTGGGCATCATGGTCGAGCTCTACAACCCGGGGGCAATACTGCCCGGGGTGGTCGGAGGCATCGCGCTGATACTGGGATTGGCCTCGTTCGCCATCGTGCAGGTGAACGTCGCCGGTCTGCTGCTGATCGCCTTCGCCATACTGCTCTTCATCGCCGACCTCAAGGTGCCGGGACACGGCGTGCTGACCGCCGGCGGCGTCATCGCCTTCATAATCGGCGCGGTCCTGCTCACCGAGCATCAGGCGCCGTTCCTGCAGATCTCGCTGCGGCTGATCCTGACCGTTGCCGCGCTGCTGGCCGCGTTCTTCCTGTTCGCCGTGGGCGCCGGGATCCGCGCGCAGCGGTCCAGGCCGCGCAGCGGCCAGGAACACCTGGTCAACGCGATAGGCGTGGCCCGGTCGCGGCTGGATCCCGAGGGCCAGGTGCACGTGCAGGGCGAGATGTGGAGCGCGACCTCGGTTGCGGGTCCCATTGAGGACGGCCAGAGGGTGCGCGTCGTCGAGATGGACGGCCTGCGCGTGCGCGTCAAGCCCGAGCCCGATCCTCCGAGATAG
- the tsaE gene encoding tRNA (adenosine(37)-N6)-threonylcarbamoyltransferase complex ATPase subunit type 1 TsaE, whose product MRVVVETSSPEATESLGRRIGAHLRPGDTVALVGPLGSGKTVLARGLALGAGATGHMASPSFVVIREYVGPVRVYHADLYRLEHPGDLAHLGLEELMDGDGIVIAEWADRAPWILPVEHLWVECAFGESDTCRVFVLSAPVGMADRIAVAAEQ is encoded by the coding sequence ATGCGCGTAGTCGTCGAGACCTCCTCACCCGAGGCCACCGAGTCCCTGGGGCGACGCATCGGCGCGCACCTGCGCCCAGGGGATACGGTGGCGCTGGTGGGCCCGCTGGGGTCCGGCAAGACCGTGTTGGCGCGAGGTCTGGCGCTCGGCGCCGGGGCGACCGGGCACATGGCAAGCCCCTCCTTCGTGGTAATCCGCGAGTACGTCGGTCCGGTGCGCGTCTACCACGCCGATCTCTACCGCCTGGAGCACCCCGGCGATCTGGCGCACCTGGGCCTGGAAGAGTTGATGGACGGCGACGGCATCGTCATCGCGGAATGGGCCGACCGCGCCCCGTGGATCCTGCCGGTGGAGCACCTTTGGGTCGAGTGCGCCTTCGGCGAATCCGACACATGCCGCGTGTTCGTCCTGAGCGCGCCCGTTGGGATGGCCGACCGGATCGCCGTCGCGGCGGAGCAGTGA
- the tsaB gene encoding tRNA (adenosine(37)-N6)-threonylcarbamoyltransferase complex dimerization subunit type 1 TsaB, which yields MGRPRPVDPAGGAPLGRVRLRRIRHMPRVRPERARWDGRPDRRRGGAVSAMRVLAIEVSTPRGSVAVVGQQGTISERSADVPGAHLEWLVGAVAAALDDAHMGSGDVDALSVSLGPGGFVGLRIGAATAAAWAHAAGRPLVGIPTLDVIAAGAVEDRGHSSAGMVLSVADARRGEVAAALYRCRAVPADPVRLTPDLLVAPSAIRDLLPAIDEPIVVAGDGLRLHAPAILEALHPWASQAPRDRWWPRASVLGAVGRTRLLRGERHDPMRLVPIYARGPEARAWEERSSVVEKGGA from the coding sequence ATGGGCCGACCGCGCCCCGTGGATCCTGCCGGTGGAGCACCTTTGGGTCGAGTGCGCCTTCGGCGAATCCGACACATGCCGCGTGTTCGTCCTGAGCGCGCCCGTTGGGATGGCCGACCGGATCGCCGTCGCGGCGGAGCAGTGAGCGCCATGCGCGTGCTAGCCATTGAGGTCAGCACGCCGCGCGGGAGCGTGGCGGTCGTGGGCCAACAGGGGACTATCTCCGAGCGGTCGGCCGACGTGCCCGGCGCCCACCTCGAGTGGCTGGTGGGTGCGGTCGCCGCGGCCCTGGACGACGCCCACATGGGGTCGGGGGACGTGGACGCCCTGTCCGTGTCGCTGGGGCCGGGCGGTTTCGTCGGGCTGCGCATCGGCGCGGCCACGGCCGCTGCCTGGGCCCATGCAGCCGGCCGCCCGCTGGTCGGGATCCCGACGCTCGACGTGATCGCCGCGGGCGCAGTCGAGGACCGAGGCCACAGTTCTGCCGGCATGGTGCTGTCCGTCGCCGATGCCCGGCGCGGCGAGGTGGCCGCGGCGCTCTACCGGTGTAGGGCGGTGCCCGCGGATCCCGTGAGGTTGACCCCGGATCTGCTGGTGGCTCCGAGCGCGATCCGCGACCTGTTGCCAGCTATTGACGAGCCCATCGTCGTGGCGGGCGATGGGCTCAGGCTGCACGCGCCGGCCATCCTGGAGGCCCTGCATCCGTGGGCCTCCCAGGCACCGCGCGATCGCTGGTGGCCCCGTGCCTCGGTGCTTGGGGCGGTCGGCCGGACGCGCCTGCTGCGCGGGGAGCGCCACGACCCCATGCGGTTGGTGCCGATCTACGCGCGCGGGCCGGAGGCCCGGGCATGGGAGGAACGGTCTTCCGTGGTCGAGAAAGGTGGCGCGTAG